CCACACCGACGACGGGGATCTGGCGATGAAGATCCACGGGCTCGTCCGGAAGGCAGTCCAGTCGCGGCTCACCTGTCCGGCAGACGTCGCCTCCGCCGAGCGCGCCCTGATCGTCGTCTCCGGCCCGCCACGCGAGGTCTCACAGAAGGGGCTCCAGCGGGCCCGCCAGTGGCTCGAACGCGAGACCGACAGCGTCGAGGTGCTGGCCGGCGACGACCCCCGGACCGACGCCGACGCGCTCTCGGTGGCCGTGTTGCTCTCGAACGTCACCGAGGTGCCACGCGTCGACGAGCTCCAGGAGCGGGCCGTCACGGCACAGGAAAACAGCCGGCAGCAAGCGGCCGAGCGCAGAGCGGAGATCGACGAGTTGCTCACCGACGAGGAGAACGAACTCGATCCCCTCTAGTAGTCGTCCCAGTCGATCCACTCTTGCTCCCAGCCCGCCCGAGACTGGGCGGCCTGCTGGGCGCGTTCGCGGTCCTCGCGGTGGGTGCGGTTGCGTTCGACGGTGTCTGCCTGCTCGCCCTCGACGAGCATCGGCTGGAAGGCGACCCCACCGAGGCGGCGCTGACTGCCGTCGGCCGCGACGACCGTCAGCGTCTGCTCGGCCGCACCGAGTGGCATGACCAGGCGACCGTCGTCGGCCAGTTGCTCCCGGAGCGCGCGCGGCGGTTCGACGGCCGCCGCCTCCAGCAGGATCTTGTCGTAGGGCGCGTACTCGGGGAGTCCCTCGGCCCCGTCGCGACGGTCCACGAGGACCGCCTCGTAGCCGGCCGTCGCGAGGTTCGAACGGGCGTCGGACACCAGCCGACGCGTGATGTCGATCGCGTGTACGCGCTCGGGACCGACGATCTCGGCGACGAGCGCGGCCGTGTAGCCGACGCCGACGCCGACGATCAGCACGTCGTCGTCCGCTTCGGGGGCCAGCGCTTCGAGGAGTCGTGCCGCGGTGCTCGGTGCGAGGACGCGCGTCCCGAACCGTTCGAACGACCGGTCGGAGTAGGCCGCTCGGTCGTCCTCGACGAACGCTTCCCGCGAGACCGTTCGCATCGCGTCCGCGAGACGCGGTGTCTGCAGACAGCCCTTGCTCTCGTGGGTCAGGCTGTCGACCATGTCTTCCCGCAGCACCGCCTGTTCCATACCCGAGGTTCCCGCCGGACGTATATGAATGGCCCGCCCCGGAGTGGCGCGAGAATCGACGGCAGAGCGAAGTCTGCGTGAACTGCCAGGGCCGAGCCCGAGGTGCTCGCTCCGGTCGTCCGTGGAAAGATTCACGAGTCCATCGATCGAAGGCGACCACGATGCCGGGCACACCCGAGCCGGTCGTCGGGAGCGCAGTCGTGACCCTGGGGCTCGCGGTCGCGGTCGGGACACTCGTCGCCGTGGTGCCGCTGGTCGTCGGCCGGCGGCCGTCGCCCCGGCGATACGCCGCGGTCGGCGGCGGCGTGTACGCGCTCGTCGTCGGGGGCCTCTGGGCCGTCCCGCGGATCGGCGTCGCCGGACTGGGGTGTTCGCTCCCGGGAGACGCGGGGACGTGTGGCCCGTTCGCACTGATCGGCGTCCTCGTCCTCGCCGGCCAGGGGGCCGTGGCGCTGTACACCCACAGCGAGTACGGCTACGTCGTCCCGCTCGGCGCGACGGTGTCGGTGACGCTGGTGCTGGCGTGGTCGTTCCTGCAGATCGGGGGCGAGAGCGACCCGATGACACTCTACGCGCTCTTTTTCGGGCCGGCGGCGGTGGGCGTCACGTGCGTCCTCGGCGTCTGTGAGGCGATCGTCCGACGGCGGCGGGAAACCGCGGTCACTGCATCGTGACGAACCGGACGCTGCCGTGGCGCTCGCGTTCTAGCTCGCCGTCTGCCCGCTTTCGAGCGCGGACGAGCGTCTGCGGGCGTCGACCGAGCGGGCCGAGGACCACGCCCCCGGGCCGGAGCTGTTCGACGACCGCCGGGGGGGGAACTGCGCTGCGCCACAGGTGAGGTACGCCCGGTCGTACGGCGCGTGCTCGGGCCAGCCTTCGCGGCCGTCTCCCGCCCTGATCGCGACGGTGTCGTAGCCGAGATCGGCCAGGCGCTCGCGGGCCGTCTCGGCGAGGGTGGCGCGGTACTCGACGCTGTACACCGTGTCCGCGAGTTCGGCGGTCACGGCCGCGTGGTAGCCACAGCCGGTGCCGATCTCCAGAACCCGGTCGTCGGGGGCCAGATCCAGCAGGTCGGCCATGATCGCGACCATGTGGGGGGCGCTGATCGTCTGCCCGTCCCCGATCGGGAGGGGGCGGTCGTCGTAGGCCCGTTCGCGGTGCTGCTCGGGGACGAACTCGTGGCGGGGGACCGATTCGAGCGCCGTCAGCACTCGCTCGTCGTCGATGCGGTCGCTCTCGGCGAGGGCCTCGACGAGCGCTCGTCGCCGAGCCGCCCAGTCCATGCTACCACGCCGACCAGGCGGTGGTCGACTCGTCGCGGACGTACAGTCGCTTGATGTCTTTCGCGAGGGCACTGTCGCGGTCCTGGTCGTACTGCTCGCGGTCGTAGCCGTGCGCGTCGTCGCGGACGTGGAACCCTTCGACGGTGAACTCGTTGTCGCCGAACTCGTCGGTCGCGCCGACGGTGAACTCGTAGTCGCCGGGGACGTTGAGCTTGAAGCTCTCGGTGCTGTCGTGGCGGCCGTCCTTGGGGTGCATCGTCACGTCGACGGCGACGTTCCCGACCGCGCGGCTCCAGATGGTCTCGACGTCTTCGGCGGTCCCCGAATCGACGCGTCCGCCCTCATCCAGTTCGACGGCGGTGATCCGCACGGTCATCAGGGCCTCCTCGGCGTCCAGCAGGAACTCTTCGCCCTTGGCCAGTTCCTCCTCGGCCGGCACGTCGACCTGTGCGCTGAACGACTCGCCGTCCTGTGAGACGACGACGCGGCGCTGTACCTCGTCGTCGTCCGGGAGCTGTTCCTTGTGGGTGTGGTCACATTCCGTACAGCGAACCGTCACGTGGCTGCCGGGGCTGAGCACCTCGTGGACGGTCTCGAAGGCCGGCGAACACGCCGGGCACGGCAGGGCGAGGCGATCGCCCGGTGTCGCGTCTGTCATGGGCGAGCGTACTCGGGCCGAACGTAAAGGGTCGTCGTCCCGGCCGTCTGGCCGCCTGTGACTGCCGGGCGGGGACGCACAAAACGAGATCGAACCGTACAGAAGGGCCTTACAAACGGCGGCCGACGACAGACGTATGGCACCGATACGCCGCCGCCGAGCCCTCCAGCTGGCGGGCGGGAGCCTCAGCGCGCTCGTCGCCGGGTGCGTCGGCGGGTCACCGTCCACTGGTACCGACGAGCAGACCGAGACACCAACCGACGAACCGACAGAGACGCCGACCGACGAACCGACAGAGACGCCCACGGCCGCGACCGGAGTGACCGGGAGCGAGCAGGTCCGGTATCCGTCGGGCCCGTCAGAGCCCGACTGGGCGGGAGCGGACGCCGTCGGACACGTCTCGCTGGCGGCCTCCCGAGAGCGGGCGCGAGCGCTGCTTGTACCGTTCGAGCTCCCCGAAGAAGGACGCGAGCCGGTGGTCGAGTTCCTCCGGGAGACCGACTTCGAGCGGTCGCTGCTGGCGCTAGTCGAGACCGTCGGCCCGAACGGCTGCTACCGGACCGTCGAGCTCTCGAACCTCGCGCTGAGCGACGACCGACTCGTCGGCGACGCGAGCGCGGTAGACGAGAGCAACGGCGAAACGGCCTGCACCGAGGCGCTGACCTACCCCGCGACGCTCGTGCGGGTCACCTTCGACGGCGCACCGCCGGAACGGGCGACGTTCACGATCACGGACGGCTGGGGCGAGCGTGCCGACGTGACGGGGACGGTCGAGGATCGAATCGGCCCGGACCCCGACGATCTGGCCGGTCACGTCCGGCCGGACGACGACCCCGTCGTCCGGGAGCCGCTGTCCTGTGACCGCGAGGGGTTCAAGCGCCACGAAAGCTGGGTCGACGATCCACCGTGGGGACTGGCCACCGACGACGACGGCGCGCCGACGTTCGCGCTCCGGGTCGACCGACTCGAAGCCGCCGTCGGTGAGACGGTCACGGTCGCGATGACCAACGTCAGCGACAGCGTCCTGAGCACCGGCAACCGCCACAAATACAGCTTCCAGACGTACACCGAATCGGGGTGGGAAGACGTGCGCGGCGCGACCGACGGCGACCCCCTGCCCTACACCGACGAGGCGATCAGTCACGCCCCCGGCGACGGATTCGAGTGGACGCTGGGACTCACCGAGGAGGGCCTCGTCGCGGACCACGTCCACGCCGACCGGCTGGTCGTCTGTCCCGACCTCGAACCGGGTCGCTACCGCTTCGTCTTCTGGGAGCCCGCGGTCGCCGTCGCGTTCGACCTCGTCGAGTGATACTACCGGCTGTACATCTGTGAACGATTTCGCCACCCCCGGGGTGGCGAAGATCTTCACGAAGTTACAGCCGGCAGTATGAGGCGGGCTGGTGGTGTGTCGCCCCGGCTCACTCCTCCCGAGGAAGTTTCACTTCCTCGCCGTCCTCGCGTGTCGCTTCGCTCCCGCTCACTCTGCGTGTGGCAGTTCCACTGCCACACCGTCCTCGCGGTTTCACCGCTCGTCTTGTGGGAGGTCTACGACCGCCCCAGCTCACGGCTCGCGTTGCTCGCCGTTTACTCCTCCCGAGGAAGTTTCACTTCCTCGCCGTCAGCAAACACGGTCGGTTCTCGCAGAATGCCGTCGAGGTGGATCGGCGCGGTCGTGTCCCCGCCGATGGCGTGATCGTCGCCGATCGCGATGTGGACGGTGCCGCCGGCCTTCTCGTCGAGGAGCACCGAGCCAACGAGGTCCCGGACGGCGACGTTTGTCCCGATCCCGAGTTCGGCGAGGTTGTAGGCGGCGTCACCGACGGCTTCGGCGGCCTCCTCGATCTGCTGGCGGACGGCGTCGTCGCCGATCTCGGTGACGAGCCCGTCCTCGACGGTGAACTCCAGCAGTTCCCCCTCCAGTTGCCCGTGGGGCATCATCGTCCCGTCGACGACGAAGGTGCCGTCGGCGGTCGTCGGGCTACAGAACACCTCGCCGGCCGGGAGATTCGACATCTCGCCGGGCTCGTGGACGATGCCGGTGTCGAGTTGCCACTCGCGGTCGCCCAGCCCGAAGGTGATGTCGGTCCCCTGGGGGGAGGTGACTCGGATCTCGTCGGCCCCCTCGACCTGTGCGAGGACGTCTCGACAGTGGCCCGCGATCGCCTCGTAGTCGGCGTCTAATCCCATCAGGAACACGCCTTCGGTGATGCCGGGGAGCGTCGCGACGCGGGCACCGGCCTCGTTGGCCTCGCTGCGGGCCTGCGTGTGGCTCAGGCTCTTGGTCGTCGGTGCGAGCACGACATCCGCGCCGGCCATCGCGGCGGCGACCGGTTCGGGTGGCTCCTCGCCGTGTTGCTCGCCCGGCGGGTACCGGAGGAAGACGGTGTCGTCGCTGATCTCGCTGGCGACGCGGTACAGCGCCTCGCCGATGGCCTTGCGCTTCTCGTCGGTGACGACGGCACAGGACTCCGTCGACTGGAGGTTCAGACACTGCTCGACCGCGGTTCTGGCCGGCTTTCGAAGCGACGAGTTCATGCACGGTAGTGGCCGCCCGACCCACCTAAAGGTACCCGGCCGCGAACAGGGTACTCCGAAGCGAGTACGTTTCTATCACTAACAATCATAAAGAATATGGTCGCCACCGGCGAACCTCCGTGTATGCTCCGCGTGGGCATCAACGGCTTTGGCACCATCGGAAAACGGGTCGCCGACGCCGTTCGTGCACAACCAGATATGACGGTCGCCGGGGTCGCCAAACGAACACCCGACTACGAGGCCGAGATCGCTCGTGATCGGGGCTACTCGCTTTTCGCCGCCGCAGAGACGACGCCGTTTACTGCGGCTGGAATCGACGTCGCAGGGCAGGTCCGCCAGCTCGTGGCTGCGAGCGACGTTGTCGTCGACGCGACGCCGGCCGGCGTCGGCGAGCGAAACCGTGCGCTGTACGAGGAGTTAGAGACGCCAGCGATCTACCAGGGCGGCGAAGACGCGAGCGTCGCGCCCGTCAGCTTCAACGCCAGGGCGAACTACGACGAGGCGGTCGGTGCCGACGCCGCCCGCGTCGTCTCGTGTAACACGACCGGGCTGTCACGCGTCCTGGCACCGCTGGAGGAACGCTACGGGATCGAGAAGGTGCGCGCGACGCTGGTCCGACGCGGCGGCGACCCCTCACAGACCGGGCGGGGACCGATCAACGACACGCTACCGGACCCCGTCTCGATCCCCTCCCACCACGCGCCGGACGTCAAGACGGTCTTCCCGGAGCTGTCGATCGACACCATGGGCATGAAGGTACCCGCGACGCTGATGCACACCCACGCGATCAACCTCACGCTCCGGGCGACGCCCACCGCCGAGGACGTTCGCGAGCTCCTGAGCGCCGAGGGGCGACTGCTGGTGATTCCAGAACGGCTGGGCATCGACGGCGCGGGCAAGCTCAAAGAGTACACCCGCGACGCGGGCCGACCCCGCGGCGACGTGTGGGAGAACTGCATCTGGGCCGAGTCCCTGACCGTCGAGCCCCTGTCGGACGGCCGTACTGACTGCTACCTGTTCCAGGCGATCCACCAGGAGGCCGACGTGGTCCCCGAAAACGTCGACGCCATCCGGGCGATCGCCGGCCTCGCCGACGGTCCCGAGAGCGTCGAGCGCACCAACGAGGCCCTGGGGATCGGCTGCGGGCTCGCGGGGATAGAGCCCGACACGGCTGTGCCGGCCCGCGACGCGGCGAGCGACGACTGATACTGCCGGTTGTCACTGTTTCAAGATATTCGCGACTACGGGGTCGCAAAATTCGTGACAGACGGACAGCCGGCACTCCGCTCAGAGCCGGTGGAACTCGATCTCGCCCGACTCGGTGTCGAGGACGGCGACGTGGAGCGGTTCGGGTGCGGTCTCGATCGGGATGCCACCGGGGTTGATCCGGACGGTGCCCCCGTGTTCTTCGAGCACGCGCTCGTGGGTGTGGCCGTGCAGGACGTAGTCGTAGTTGCCACACTCGACCAGCGCGTCGACGATCGCGGGGCTGGTGCCGTGGTAGACGGCCACCTCGACGCCGTCCAGGGTCAGCTCACCCATCTCACCGAGGTAAGTGCCGAACTCGTCGATCTGGGCGGCGAGTGCCCACTCGCCGTCGTTGTTCCCCCGGACCGCGTAGAAGTCGAACTCGTGCTCGAAGGGGGCAGCCGAGAACGGTGCGACGAAGTCACCGCAGTGGACGACGACGTCGACGCCGACGGCGTCGAACTGCTCGATCGCTGCCGCGACGAGGTCCGTGTCGTCGTGAGTGTCCGAGACGATCCCAACGTGCATACACGATATGCTGGGCCGGGCGTGGAAATCGGTGTCGATCAGCCCGGCGCGGCGCTCACGCGGTCTGGCGTCCCGCCCCGGTAACGAGGGCGACGCGGTCGTCCGGACGGGCCGTCACTCCCGCTGGAGGACCTCGACGCCGATCAGCGAGGCCCCGGTGAGCGCGCGGATGTACGCCCCGCCCGCGATCGAGACGTGCCCGAAGTCGTCCTCGCTCATGCCGTACATCTCGATCGCTCGGGAGGTGTCGCCGCCACCGACCACCGAGAAGCAGTCGGTCTCGGCGATCGCTTCCAGCACCGACACGGTCCCGACGGAGAAGCGCTCTTCCTCGAAGACACCCAGCGCACCCTTCACGAAGACGGCCTCCGAGTCCCGGACCACGTCGGCGTAGTGCTCGGCCGTGTCCGTGCCCACGTCCATGAACGAGACCGTCTTCTCGTCGATGTCGGCCACGTCCATCTCGGTGCGGTCGCCGTCCTCGTCGGCGTAGGCCATGTCCGTCGCCAGCGTGATCTTCTCGCGGTTCTCTTCGAGGATCTGCTCGATCAGCTCGTGGTTGTCCTCCCACTGAGAGTCGTAGAGATCCAGGTCGGGATCGAGGTCGAAGCCCACGGGCGCGCCGTCGGCCCGCAGGAACAGTTCGCCAGCGATCCCGCCCAGAAGGAAGTCGTCGACCGTGTCGCCGAGGTGGTCCATCACGTCGATCACGTCGGTCGCCTTCGTCCCGCCGACGGCCATCGTCACCTGCCCGTCGAACTCCTTCTGTGCGATGGCGGTGTTTGCCTCGTACTCGGTCTCCATGACGCGGCCGGCGTATGCCGGGAGCACGAGCGGGAAGCCCACCAGCGAGGCGTGCGAGCGGTGGGCCGCCGAGTAGGCGTCGTTGACGTAGGCGTCGAACGCCGGGGCGAGCGTCCGGACGAACTCCGTCTCGGCCTTGACCTCGGGGTCTTCCTCGGGCAGTTCCTCGTCACACATCCGGGTGTTCTCCAGCAGGAGCACGTCGCCGCCGTCGAGGTCGTCGATGGCGGCCAGCGCGTCCTCGCCGAAGGTGTCGGCGACGAAGTCCACGTCCCCGCCGATGTGTCCGCTCAGGATGTCGGCGTGCTGTTCGAGCGAGACGAACGTGTCCCGGCCGGGGCGACCCTGGTGGGCCATCAGCACAGTCTCGAAGCCACGGTCGGCGAGTTCCCGAACCGTCTTCGCGTGGCGTTCGAACCGGCGGTTGTCCTGCACCGCGCCGTCCTCGACCGGCGAGTTCAGGTCGAGGCGGACGAGGACGCGCTGTCCGTCTGCGAGGTCGTCGAGCGTCTGGAACGCTGCCATACGCGAGGAGAGAGGCGTCCGGGAGAAAAAACCGCCCGATCCCTATTAGCGGGTGAGCTTCGCTTCGTGGTTCTCGTCGAGTTCGCGCAGTCGATCGCCACACGAGCCACACTCCGCGGCGATCACCTCGTGGAGCCCACAGCAGGACTCGACGGTGTCTGCCGTCGTCGTGATCTGGCCGCCACACGCGGGACAGTCGTCCCCGAGCGTGCGCAGTTCCTCGCGGATGGTCCCGCGCTGTTCGATCGGCACGTCGGCCCAGCGGTCGGTCCACGCTGCCATCGCCGCGTCGGTCGCCACGTCTGCGAGCAGCGCGGCCTCGCTCGGCCACTTGCGAATCCGGTTGTCAATCTCGATGGCCGGGTAGTCGCGGTCCGTCGTCGCGACCGAGTCGGGAGCGGCGTCGAACAGGGTCGCCAGTGTCGCCGGTTCCCGCGGCGAGTCCCGGTTGGCGTCGACGTGCTCGTCTCGCAGCGCCGCAAAGTCCTCGGTGAAGCGGTCGCCGTCGTCGCGGGTGACGACGCCCTCGTCGACGAGGAACTGTTCGGGCTCGACGGCGTTCTCGCGGTGGTACTCGATTTTCTCGATTATCTCCCACTCCTCGTCGTCCGCCTCGTGGTCATCGAAGCGCGCACGGATCGACTCGGGGAGGTACCGCTTGGTCAGCGTCGGCGTCCCGGGGACGAGATAGCCACGCAGGTAGATCGACACCAGCGAGGCGACGAAGACCGCGACGCCGGCCGGCGGGACGACGACGCCGACGAGCGTGCTCACCACGGCAGCGATGACGACGTTGACGGCGGTACAGGGGACACAGCGGTTCTGACCGGTGTACTCCGGTCGGCGAACGCGCTCCACCACAGAGAACTCTGTCATAGAGGGGGTTTGGTGGTCGGCCGTCAAAACTGGTCGGGCTCTCACTGCCGCGATGTTCAGATAAGAGAAGGAAACTGGAGAGAACGCACCGAAAGCCCTCGCAGTGCTCGACCACTCCGGGACTCGCTGCGCTCCAGTAGGTGCTTGCGTCGTCCGGGACGGATCGAGCCGAGGGCGTTCGGTGTTTGCCAGAAGGAGCAACGGCGTATCTGAACACTACCCTCACCGCACGAGTCGAACGACACACTCGTCGGCGAGAGGCCCACTCTCGTGTCCGTCGACGTTGACGTGTGCGCCGAGGGCGTACTCGCCGGGGTCGGCCGGCTCCCACTCGCGCTCTGTCACCCGGAACCGTCCGCTCCACTCGCCGGCAAACTGCTTGCGTTCGCCCCGGTCGAAGTGGAGTTTGCCGTCCTCGTCTGGCGGGTCGTACTGATCGACGTGAGAGGCTTCGGTGAGGCCGTCGACCGTCCAGGCCCACAGCACCGGCGACCGCGTCGTCAGCGTGATCGGGATCGGCAGCGCGTTTTTCATCGTCACGCGAAAGGGGATCGCAGTCCCGAGTTCGTACTCGGCCTGGGGCGTCTCGATCGACAGCGAGATCGCCCGGTGACGGATCGCCCTGGGGACGAGCCATCGGCTCACCAGGCTGCTGTTGACCGAGCGAGCCGACTGTGGTCGGTACTCGTCGTCATCGTCGTCCGGAGTAAAGGGGTCCACGTCGTCTGGCGGTCCCCCACCGAGCAGTCCGCGCATCGACTGTACGGCGGGTCGGAACGAGCAAAAACCTTGGCGTCCCGGCCGCGTCCAGTCGTCCCGACCGCGACGGTGCGATCACCGCGCGAGCAGGCGCGAGGTCAGTCGCCCGCGAGCTCGCCGTCACGGAGGACGGCCGGTGGATCGGGATAGTCGTCCTCGTACAGCAGACAGGCGATCTGCTGGCCCTCGCCGGTGTGAGTCAACGGCGGGTCCCGTCGTTCACAGGGCGACTCGAAGGCTTCCGTCGCACGGCTGCGCGCGCCATCCAGATCAGCCTGGGCCAGGTCGTCGACCATGTCAGACAGCACCGACTCGACCTGGGGGTCCCCGACCTGCTCGGGGAGCCCGAACTCCTCGCGGACGAGCTGGTCCAGTTCGTCCCGGCCGGCATCGTGCGGATCGGTGTCTTCGTCGGCCGGAATCGCCGTCAGAGACTCCAGGGAGTCGGTCTCGGAGAGTCTGATCTTCAGGTCCATGACGGCACGCCACACGGACTGGTCGAGATCGTACTCGTCGGGCTGGATCACCCGCGGACACCGCGTGTGGAACCGACAGCCGCTTGGCGGGTCGATCGGCGACGGGACGTTGCCCGACAGCAGCGTCTGGTCTGCCTCCCAGAGGGGGTCGGGCTCGGGGATCGCCGACAGCAGCGCTTCCGTGTAGGGGTGGTGTGGCGGGTTGAACACCGACTCGGTCGGCCCGACCTCGGCGACCTCCCCGAGGTACATCACCGCGATCCGATCCGAGATGTGCTCGACGACGCTGAGGTCGTGGGCGATGAAGACGTAGGAGAGTCCGAACTCCTCTTGGAGGTCTTCGAGCAGGTTCAGAATCTGGGCCTGGACGGACACGTCCAGTGCCGAGACGGGCTCGTCGCAGATGATGACCTCCGGATCGACCGCCAGTGCTCGCGCGATGCCGATACGCTGGCGCTGGCCCCCGGAGAACTCGTGGGGGTAACGGTTGGCGTGGCTGGGGTTGAGCCCGACCGTCTCGAGGAGTTCGTAGATC
Above is a genomic segment from Halomicrobium sp. LC1Hm containing:
- a CDS encoding protein-L-isoaspartate O-methyltransferase, whose protein sequence is MEQAVLREDMVDSLTHESKGCLQTPRLADAMRTVSREAFVEDDRAAYSDRSFERFGTRVLAPSTAARLLEALAPEADDDVLIVGVGVGYTAALVAEIVGPERVHAIDITRRLVSDARSNLATAGYEAVLVDRRDGAEGLPEYAPYDKILLEAAAVEPPRALREQLADDGRLVMPLGAAEQTLTVVAADGSQRRLGGVAFQPMLVEGEQADTVERNRTHREDRERAQQAAQSRAGWEQEWIDWDDY
- a CDS encoding HVO_0476 family zinc finger protein is translated as MTDATPGDRLALPCPACSPAFETVHEVLSPGSHVTVRCTECDHTHKEQLPDDDEVQRRVVVSQDGESFSAQVDVPAEEELAKGEEFLLDAEEALMTVRITAVELDEGGRVDSGTAEDVETIWSRAVGNVAVDVTMHPKDGRHDSTESFKLNVPGDYEFTVGATDEFGDNEFTVEGFHVRDDAHGYDREQYDQDRDSALAKDIKRLYVRDESTTAWSAW
- a CDS encoding aminopeptidase → MNSSLRKPARTAVEQCLNLQSTESCAVVTDEKRKAIGEALYRVASEISDDTVFLRYPPGEQHGEEPPEPVAAAMAGADVVLAPTTKSLSHTQARSEANEAGARVATLPGITEGVFLMGLDADYEAIAGHCRDVLAQVEGADEIRVTSPQGTDITFGLGDREWQLDTGIVHEPGEMSNLPAGEVFCSPTTADGTFVVDGTMMPHGQLEGELLEFTVEDGLVTEIGDDAVRQQIEEAAEAVGDAAYNLAELGIGTNVAVRDLVGSVLLDEKAGGTVHIAIGDDHAIGGDTTAPIHLDGILREPTVFADGEEVKLPREE
- a CDS encoding type II glyceraldehyde-3-phosphate dehydrogenase, which encodes MLRVGINGFGTIGKRVADAVRAQPDMTVAGVAKRTPDYEAEIARDRGYSLFAAAETTPFTAAGIDVAGQVRQLVAASDVVVDATPAGVGERNRALYEELETPAIYQGGEDASVAPVSFNARANYDEAVGADAARVVSCNTTGLSRVLAPLEERYGIEKVRATLVRRGGDPSQTGRGPINDTLPDPVSIPSHHAPDVKTVFPELSIDTMGMKVPATLMHTHAINLTLRATPTAEDVRELLSAEGRLLVIPERLGIDGAGKLKEYTRDAGRPRGDVWENCIWAESLTVEPLSDGRTDCYLFQAIHQEADVVPENVDAIRAIAGLADGPESVERTNEALGIGCGLAGIEPDTAVPARDAASDD
- a CDS encoding metallophosphoesterase translates to MHVGIVSDTHDDTDLVAAAIEQFDAVGVDVVVHCGDFVAPFSAAPFEHEFDFYAVRGNNDGEWALAAQIDEFGTYLGEMGELTLDGVEVAVYHGTSPAIVDALVECGNYDYVLHGHTHERVLEEHGGTVRINPGGIPIETAPEPLHVAVLDTESGEIEFHRL
- a CDS encoding phosphoglycerate kinase, with translation MAAFQTLDDLADGQRVLVRLDLNSPVEDGAVQDNRRFERHAKTVRELADRGFETVLMAHQGRPGRDTFVSLEQHADILSGHIGGDVDFVADTFGEDALAAIDDLDGGDVLLLENTRMCDEELPEEDPEVKAETEFVRTLAPAFDAYVNDAYSAAHRSHASLVGFPLVLPAYAGRVMETEYEANTAIAQKEFDGQVTMAVGGTKATDVIDVMDHLGDTVDDFLLGGIAGELFLRADGAPVGFDLDPDLDLYDSQWEDNHELIEQILEENREKITLATDMAYADEDGDRTEMDVADIDEKTVSFMDVGTDTAEHYADVVRDSEAVFVKGALGVFEEERFSVGTVSVLEAIAETDCFSVVGGGDTSRAIEMYGMSEDDFGHVSIAGGAYIRALTGASLIGVEVLQRE
- a CDS encoding oligopeptide/dipeptide ABC transporter ATP-binding protein; protein product: MISVSRTILRTEGLTKYYESDEGFVDRLLGEPQLVRAVDGVDLELEAGETLGVVGESGCGKTTLGRSMLQLVEPTEGSVYYHDGEQEIDLTEVSNSKLRSLRTDLQYIFQDPFSSLNPRLTVGDIIGEPLDIHDIASGDARMERIYELLETVGLNPSHANRYPHEFSGGQRQRIGIARALAVDPEVIICDEPVSALDVSVQAQILNLLEDLQEEFGLSYVFIAHDLSVVEHISDRIAVMYLGEVAEVGPTESVFNPPHHPYTEALLSAIPEPDPLWEADQTLLSGNVPSPIDPPSGCRFHTRCPRVIQPDEYDLDQSVWRAVMDLKIRLSETDSLESLTAIPADEDTDPHDAGRDELDQLVREEFGLPEQVGDPQVESVLSDMVDDLAQADLDGARSRATEAFESPCERRDPPLTHTGEGQQIACLLYEDDYPDPPAVLRDGELAGD